The genomic window ATTAGGAAAACTTTGAGGTAGGAGAAATGGAGAGGTTCGGAGTATTCAAGGGTTtgaattggaagaggaggtCTGGAGGAATGGGGAGGAGAAATGTGGTAGGATGAAAGGTATCGAATATTAGGATAAGGAGCGAAATAATACGATAATACGCGAAAGTTGACTAAAATGATATCTATATATGAACCAAATCATTAATTTGAGAAGAATACTATTTGATACAATTATCATGTTCGAAGAAAACCTCAATCATTTCTACTCATCCATTCAGTATTTCATCATGAAGAAGGTAGCACGCGACAAATAATATCAAGGCAAGAGTAATTAAGTATTCAAGCGATCAACAGGAGGTTATCTAGAAACGTCTGATTGTAACAGAAGCTTTCTTCTTGGGGATTATTTGACCATGGTGTATGATCAgaaatctttcatttcagGACGCCGATGCATAATGtcatatttgatattcactTGAATCGTTACATACCCTCTACTCGCTTCGGATGAACAATGTCTTGTTCATGGTGAGTGCATTATATATGTGTGCAAACCTACTCAGTGTATCTTGACACGAATACCGATACtctattcaatattcgatCTCGTGAGCGCTATATATATGCAGCTCGTTGTATATTTCCTTTAGCATAGTTCTCtgacttgatttgattattcatCTTTGAAGTCATGATTATTGCTATACAAGAGGTCAAGATCCATCTCAAGGTTCAATCAAGGTtcaaaaaactatatatCAACACACACATTGCAGTTAACAGATTTTAATTTGTGAttcgatttggatttgggcaATTGGCGGGGTTCCTCGTGGACTTGATTGAGCCCCTGAATTGCGATGCTCAACTAATTAAGCGACCGCACTTCGATTTCAGATCCGACTCTCGGACCCCACGACTTTCTGAGTAGCAACTGTATCGACTTTCACGAATAAAAAATTCCAAGACTCTATACCttaattttgtttcttcGAGGTCTCAACCATTCTCTCGATAATTACGCGCCAATTGCTGGCTTTATATCCATTCACAAGACCGTTGTTTGTTTTGGTGAATGTTTTAGACTGGATAGTCTGCCGAGCCACTACTAGTCTATTGATGCCCCAGAATTAACTTCTACTTTCACATTATCCACTGTAGCATGCGTGCATGCTCATatgaatatattctttaGAATATGTACAATTTTCGGCCACCAATTTGATTGTTAACATTAACGACATGGGTTAGAATCACAGCAAATCCTTACCATTCGACTCGTAACTCTACTTGAGCATATAATCTAGGGAGTAATACAATGGTATACCATTAGATGTTACGCAAGTCTATCAGGTTAATGTAACcggatttgagaaattggGAAGAAAAGGGGTAGTCGAAGACAAAGTTTCGCGATTGTCATATACTCAGAGATGGATGGCTGGAAAGGTGTTGTAGACTGTGTTTACAAGGTTTCCAAAGTTATAAGACTtagattaatatttttaacaCGATGGCTATGGACGTTGGCATCATCTGATGATTCCAAGCAACATATTGACCGGATAGCGCATGGGGAAAAGTTATGCCAGCGCAGCGCTTGAGCGGAGGTCTCACAAACAATCACTAACTTTTTTGATAGTAGGTAGAAAGCACTCTACATTATCGGTATTCAGCACTCAAATTCTGGGTCGATTCATGGAGACGAGTAATGTATGTCAAGATATTGCATCCAGTATTCGCTTATACTCATGTTACTCTTTTTTGTCCTAAGCTCAGACCAGCAACTCTTGCTCAAGAACTCGAgcgaagagaagagaagagaacgaTATCAGATCTCAGACTCTCCCACGTCGCGAGAAGAACAACCCCAATGAGTGCTATCATTTTGCAGATcaagtattttgaaatacaCAGTGTGAAACAAGCGATACAGTTGTACACCTTGAACACAGTTAAGGTTGAGAAAGTTGAACAGTGACAAAGATTAATACTACAAAGACTTCTCGAATGGCATACCTCGCATTCTACTCGAAAGCTCGTACCGTATATGTACTTTACATGCTGTACCCCGAAAGCTTAATATGCCAACTCGTGCATACAACTTATTTCAATGGCAGACAGATATTTTAAACAGTACTGGCCCAAGTTGAAACTTGATTCGATGACCTTCAACAACACAATCTCTAGGTGAAGTGCATTCTAATGGTACGCCTCGGAACGTTTTGTCGACTTTCTTCGACTACGCAGTCATTGCCGTCTCTCACATGATTCAGAAACTAGAGCAGATTTATGAATATTTTGACAACTTAATCACCGAAAAGATTAAGTTCTTGAATCCATTGAAGCACGATAATCTTGTGGTAGACAACGAGACATTTTCCGAGCCCAAACGATATTTTGGACAGTATTAACACTCAAGGTATTGGATATCGTGATTTCAAACCAGATACAACAAGTTTCTAAATTGATTCATCAGAGAACCCACCTTAATTGAAAGAGGTGAGGCATAATTTCCTGCAACATCTCGCAAACAAATGCAAGGATAATTCGGACAACTGGAGGAGATAGCAAAAAAGATTAAGCAACAAGAGACGGGAAGCTCTCGCTTTGAGAGATAGCGTAGGTGCGAAGTCCTACTCTCATGCTTTCCATTGGACAATTTTTTTGCCTTCTAACTTTTTAATGACAATGGTGTTATGAAGAGTAGTGCTGCAACTATATTGGGAGAAAATGTCAAGCTATTGACTTTTATGAGCATATCCTTCATGCCACTTTCGTCTTGCATGGTAAGCTGACTCTGTTTCCAGAATATGTCTCTATCGAGCTGAGTATATAATTAGCTTAGTCAGGAGATCAACACACCTCAAGTCAGTTTGGAGTATCAACGTTCGGGGTTTCAGTCTTCGATCTATGAAAATTGTTGCCACGGTCGTCGGGCTGTAGACATGGCTCATAGTTTTCAACCTTGACAGCTGCATGAAGTTTCCACGAGCACTGCATCGAAGATGTGTTATCTTTGCAATATCTATGATGAAAACGGAGTCTTCAGACGCTGCCTGGGGAAGAAGAGCCTTCATTCTTGGAAAATTCTCGGTTCAAAGAGTGATCGAACGCAAGCCGTCGGATTGGAGATTAGTACAATACTTGCTTTACCGAGCACTTGGTACGATAGGTATCAGGGAAATCAACTGCTCTGTTTAAGCATACCAAACAAAGACTATCCCATGCCACACTGGCATCCATGGAAAAGGCACGAAATCCCATCCGGATAGACCGAGCCCAACGTTTCGAAGACGCTTGggctaaaaaaaaaaaagtacgGACAAGTCATCTGATTGGCGTATGTGTCAATACATTCTGTTTGAAGGGATTGGAAGTTCCCTCATCTCTGCCTGTTTTCACTGCAGTTCTGGGGATCAGACTGTTCCCCAATCAAGTCAAGGCCAGGATATCACTCGAGACCTCGAAACTCAGCAAAATTAAGTAGCGATATCATGCTAGCCAAGTTTTAAGGGCACAACCTCCCCGAGTAGTAATGCGTATACTCGAGTACTTACCCGCTGTGTGACATACAAAGGAAGCACTCGCAGAGGATCTTTCGTAATGACAATTGTAAGGTATGGTTCAGCAGTTTCGTTCCGTAGAACTGCAAAACTGCAAAACTGCAGAATCAACAGATTTATCATTTCAGGCTGATCAAATAGACATTTTAAGACATATAGCCGAATCAAAAATAGGATTTCACAGTCATTTTGTCTGGCCCAGTCCTTAATCAAGCTCCAAGTAATGAAAGTGGCCGAATATCGGGATCGCCTCAGTTCAACGTACGCAACTCATGCTCTCTAGTTCATGAAATAAGATTAATGAAAAGattcattcatattttaTCATCTCCTGATCTCCACTATCAGCTTGTCCCTCCGTCAAGGGCCTGAAAGCCAGAAAAGTGTTGATACACACTGGGTACGTATCTAGATGTATCCAATACATTTCCTCATGCCCTTCGTATTATCGCATCCACCTTCATGCTCGCAGTTTCCATGCTCCCTTTTATACCCCTTTTCATTATATCCTTCACTGTCCATGCCTCATTTTCTCCGATCTACGGGTAAAttcacaaaaagaaaacgcCGCAACAATGCTCTTTTCTTAAGGGATCGTCCCATGAAAGTGACGGAAATCCATTCCCAACGCCCATACATTCTATCTGTTTCAGTTTTCTCCAAACATTTTTCCTCGATGACTGCCTACTATTGTGGTAGGTATCTTCTTGTTATCTTCAACGAACCAATCTTGATCCATTCCGCGCTAAGATTCTTCTGTGACTTCTGGTACTCAAGTATATACCGAATTTAAGTGCGAGTTTAGtgaccaaatccaaatccaaatccaaaggACCTCTTAATTCGTAAATCCCATCAACTTTGTAATTTCATCCAATAACTCTGTCAAATCGTCATCGCTGATTTTGTCTTGTAAACTAGGTATCAAAGTCTTCGCTTCATCGGCCGTGTCGCAACATAATGAGCCTTCACATCTCATGTTAGTATTGCTTCTCCCAATAATTCCCTCGTTGTCAATCTTCCCCAAACCGCTCTCCCCGTCACACCTtattcctcctcttctctctcttcaaccCTGAAAAGAACCCAGGCATAACAAAGTAAAAACCACAAATCACGTACCCAACTGCGCCCTCTCAAACTTCGCCAATTCTCCTCTGCTTCCTAGCAATCGCTCTACAGCCTCgacattttcctttctcttgaATCTCGCAAAATGATCTAGGTATTCTTGTGTCTTGCTCAAGATCTCTGTCTCGTTGACATTTTTGCGATCACCACGGCGTTTTGCGACAAGCGCATTAATGACGAGTGCGGCTTCAGAATGGGTAAGTGCATCTACATCTTGGAATTCTCCGAGCTTTAGAACGGTCGATGCTTCTTCGTCGCCTGCTGGAGGAGCGCGAGAGCGAGATGTGGGGGCTGGTGTTGCCATTGTTTCGAGGGGAGAGGTAGGTTCGAGAAAGGTTGAAGGATGTGGCTTGTGGGGGAGTCGGATTCGATAACTTCGATTGTTCTTCTGACAGATTGTGTTGTCTCGAATTTAACTATGTAATTGAATAAGATGCTCCTTGCCTTGAAATACGCGTCAGACTTCTCCGAATCGACTTTGTGCAAAGACTTGACGTGCTTTGCTGTAAAAGTGATTTTGTTGACctgaaaggaagaaagaaagttaAGTCGCGGCCGATCGATCAATAAACATGTGCTGGTCGGCAAAATCTCGAAATCCGGGGAAGGCTGCTTACTTGACCGTTTTGGGACGAGGCTACAGACAACAGTATATTGATGCACCTCGAACTTTATACTGTGGGTGTTTAATGAATGCGCCGagtttgatattcaatttctGATTCTTGAATTGTTTGGGCAAAATAAAAGCAACATTGCGAATGCGAAGTCTTCATTGAATAATTGATCTCTACTACGAATAACTCCCAACTTCCTCCCTGTCGATTGCTCCTAAGAGTGtgtcaaatatcaaaatgcaaGTTCTACTCCCACCTTTTCCAACGAAGTCTCACAATCGCAGTTCTAATGCTTGATTCGTAGGGTCGTCTTTGCCCTCACAATAATAAACAAAGCTGGTGGTCTTATCTACCAAAAAGATTTCGCAGATGGGTTGAACAAATTATCTATAAATGACTATCTGGTGCTTGCTGGAACATTTCACGGGTACATGGcttctccctttctctccctttcctttctgcTTCCAAATCAGACCCATCTcgaacttcttcttctgacaACCTTCACTAACAAATCTCTAGTGTCCACGCTATTTCCACTCGACTaaaccccatcccatcctctcACCTGGCGTCAACAGGTacctcctctcttccttcaaCCTCCCACTCCAAAACACTCTCTACCCTCTCCTCGCTCTCCTCCACTCCCACATCCGACGATCGACCAGACCCACCCTCCGGCATCGAAGTGCTCGAAACAACTTTGTTCCGACTCCAATGTTTCCAGACTCTCACTGGTACAAAATTTCTCCTATTCACTGAACCTGGCATGCCAAATGTTGATAGTATATTGAGGAAGATATATGAACTATATGCGGATTATGTGATGAAGAACCCATTTTATCAGTTAGAGATGCCGGTTAGGTGTGAGAGGTTTGAGAGGGGCGTGGAGAGGTGGGTAAGGGGGGTCAACATGAGGTAATCTGGAAGGTGGTTCTGGACAGATGGATCCATGGATTGACGTGGAGGGACTAACGGACCTGGGGAAAACCGAAGTGGGATCGTGGGCTCAGAGGTTGTATTTTCACTGattaaagaagaagggaacATCACTGGGTATGGTACTGGATACAGGAGTACCTGGTCGGATCTCTCACATTAGAATCAAGACGAAGGGAAATGTGGACATAATTTCGGGCATAGAAGGAGCATATTGGGACTTGAGCATTATAATGAGGATAAATGCCATTGTTTCACAGGTCAAATGTCAAAGGAGTCAAGGAGTACACAGACTAGAAGTAATTTGTTGACAAGAGAGCCAAATACCATTGTATATGATATCTATTGGTACATACCAAACGCCAGTTTGCCATGCAGCCCCaaccattcattcaattagcaatccatccattcatttcccCACCCTATATTTCAACCCCTCATCTAAGCCGTATCCATTTTATCATCGTCTTTCTTGTCCCCACTCCCACTAGCTTCTCCGTCCTTATTCAACAGAGGTGCGGATgcctcatcctcttctttaaTCTCTCCTAACGCAGATTGCTCCGCTGCTTCCTTCTCTAGTCGATCCTTCTCATTTTTCTCAACCCGAGCCTTCTCGTCCTCCATACTCATTCTCAATGCCAATGCTAACTCTGGGTCTACGCTTGGATCGATACCGAATTCGAATGCGCCAGCATCACCACTTGTTTCGGCTCCGCCCATACCAACTCCTCCTGTAGCTCCATCGCCATTTAGAATTGGTGAAGTCATCAACTGGTCACTGAGAAGTTGGGGTCCTGGTGGAATGATGGCCAAGTGTGAACCATCACCTCCCTTGACATTTTCATTGAAGGCTGTCAATTTTTTGGtgacatcatcatcaagttCTCCGAATACAACGAAGTCGATTGAAACgttattcttcttcatctttttggCGAGCTTGACAAGGGACTTTTCGTCTTCTGCGATTGGAGAGCAAGTAAAAACGATTATGCGTTGACGTTGGGATTTGTTTTGTCGATGTTTGAGTGCCAACTATTAAAATATCCATGTCAGTATTTATCCCAGCTCACATGTCCCGTTGATAAGTAGTTTCATGAAGAAAACAATAACATACACCGGCAATTTGGATACCTGTAGCTAAGTGACTTGATCCACGGATCTTAGTCTTAGTACGATGTAGTCCATCCAAGATCTTTCCGTGATCAGTTGTTAAAGTAACAAGAACCTCTGGTCCTTTACCTCCCATAGACATTAAACCAACTGAAGATTCTGGATTGGCTTGAGTGATGGTGGAAAATATCCAAGAAACAGCATCGGATTGCGCTTCATAACGTGTTGGTGTATAATCTCCATTTCGACTGCTTTCGCTGTTGTCCACTACAACCATTACTGCTTCGAGAACCATCTTGTCGGATCGGCTGCCGTTGGGCGAACGTGCGAAATCTTTGTTTTGGGAGTTCTGCTTGAGTCGTAGAGTTGAGAATATTGTAGAGGACGATTGTAAGTGGTAAATGTGGATTAGTTTGTTGATGGCGATAAAGAAGTTGATGTTTGTTAAGGTTGCAGGTTGCTCAAGGTAGCTATGGTTTGCGCGTTAATGCTAAAGTACAGCAAGCATCGCTAGCTTCGGAGCGGTGCTAATCCCTGTAACCTCTTCAGAATTGGGGGAGCAAGAAAGTTTAGCCACACCTGTGGCGCTCAGCAAGCGACTTCGATAGTGAACGGATAACAATCTCcaaagtgatgatgatgtttatTCTCAATCAACATCACAACATCACAACACTCTACACTCTACACTCGCCATACAACATCTCACAACTTAAGCTCTATACACGCAACTCAACAATCCAAAAGCACTCGAATCGCAATTGTTCACACAGATAATTACACAAATTCACAAAGTTTCACGCACATAAACAGCCTACGCAGGATGGCTATCACAACAGGGCAAAAGCAAGCTCTGATGGAGAATTTGCAATTGGAAAGTAAGGAACTCACCTCCAAAACGCGTCAAATTATATActgattttctatttaaatagTTTCTGAGCGTGCCAGAAAGCTCAGAGCACAATACAATGTTCAAGCTCAAGGTTTAAAGACGCGTATTGAAATTCGCGTCAATCGCATACCTATTTCAATGCGCAAAAAGAACATTGGGGACTTGTTTGAAAAGCACAAAATTACTGGCGCACAAGCAGCGCGTACGGAAGTGGGACCACCAGTCCCAGCAAAGAACACTCCAAAAAACACACAAAAGAAGATTCCAGTGGAGGAGTCAGAAAGTGGTCCAAGTACTCGAGTCACAGCACCATTTCGTGCTACCAAAAGAAATAGGTACGTTCTTCCTACAAAGTTACAGACCATAGACTAACAATTTAAAGTGACGAGGCAAGATTGGACAAGGAAAACAATATTGACAACCCAAAGAAACGTCAAAAGGCTGCACCCAATCTGCCCGAACGTACCACGTCTCGTGTCAATATGGACCCCAAACAAATACTTTCACCTAGATCCGCTAACTCTCGAACTTTACCTGCCTCGCCAATAAAACCCGCACCACCGGCCAAATCTACTACAGATTCTCGTCCACCTACAAGAGCTGGACGAAAAGTTGCGCCACATACGAATCCAGCTGGAGCTGCTCCTAGTCGAGCAAGATCCAATACTGCAACTTCGGGTCCAAAGACTACACGAGGAAGAAATGTCAGCAATACTAGTACAGAAACTGTTGTTAAAAAGGCACCGGCTGCAAAACTTAAGAAGGCAGCACCTGCACCTGCGCAACCTACCCAACCGGCCAGCACTGCTGTTGGAAGAGTGTTGAGAAAGAGAGCTTGAGGTCATTTCAAAAGCTGCAATATCATACATTTCTTGACCATATTCAACTCATCTTTTGTTCACGAAGCACTGACCCTCGATTGAAAATACTCCTACTCTGGAGTGGGGAACTTCCTCTATGGTGTTTGATTAAAAATGTTATGGGCTGTGACCCCTTTTTGATCAACACCATAGGGCATATAGAACCTTGATATCGTGGCTTGCGGTTTTGAACATTGAGATTTCGAATTGATGCTATGATCCAATTTAATGCTTGGTAGCGGAACGAAAAATATGATCACTTGAATTCGAAATGGATAATGATGGTTTATGTATTTTTTAGCGATTGGAGTTCTGGAAGGTTTGCATTATATAGGCTTCTCTGGGGTATACATTGGAAGGCGAAAAATTATTGCATGAGTTTCTTTGGAATAAAGGGAAGCAAAGGATGATTGGCGTTTGATTTTCTGATACCAATAAAAAGTCTTTTATTGAATGCACCTGATATTACGTagggaaattgaaattctgaaCAATACTAATGTATGTTATCTTGGTGTCTATTTAGGATTTATGGTTTGTCTGACATAGACGATATCTTCTCGTTCTGGTCTTAAACTTCTAGAAATACACAGATCCTTCATTACTTCTAGCGCAGCGAGAAAGAGGGTTTGTAGGCTTGCTCCCATTGAAGCCACTTAGTAGATCGCTCAATTGACGACGTTACGTCATTTCTCAGGGTGATACTGCCGTGTCAGTGAATCACCCAAGtagaatgaaattgaagagtaGTTTTGGTAAAAAGTCATGTAAGACAAGATATCTGATCAGCGTGAATAGTCACATCCGCTTATGATAGGAGACAAGGCAAGACACGGACTAAAGCGGCCGCTAGCGACTGTTCGGAAAAACTACCCCACCATTACGGTTCTTGAGCTCATCCATCTTAACTCACATCAAGTGTTTCCCCTctaaatacatacaaaaaaTATCATTGTAAACAAGAACATTTGAAAGAAGAACACAAATCGatttataagaaaatatGGCAGATGTAGAAGAATCCACTGCGCCTGCagaaattcaatcaagaCATGTTGTTTATTGTGGAGGTAAGTTTACATATGAATGAACGACCCCGCTATCTTGATTTTAGAAGACTAATAACAGAGGATAGTTTGTTCGTTACCACCTGAGGTAGGCATTAGCCCTCTATTTCATGGGCTTTGGGGcttaatttgaataaaggGATGAGAATGTCAAGCACAAGATCATTAACAAGAAGCAAGTAGTATTGCGAATACGGCGGCACAGTAAAGAAATGTCAAGAATGGCTCGAGAAGAAATATCCCTCCATGTACGAGCGATTATGGTCTGAAGGTAAAGTTCccatcctctctttctctccacaTGCCACATGCTAAATTCTACCTCCCCTCCTTCTAGATGCTCTCGCAGCAGCAACCTCCACCCTCAGCGTCGATGCCCAAAAACGCGCCGCCAAAGACGCCACCAAAAAAGCCGCCAAAGCCGAAGCCCTGGAAGCCAAACAAAATGAAACTCTCGCGTCCTCTAAAATCCGTATCAAGCGCGTCGAGCGCAACAAACGTAAATACGTAACCGAAGTCCAGGGACTCGAAGCCTTTGGACTCGAGCTCAAGAAGGTTGCGAAGGAGTTCGGATCTAGGTTTGCGACGGGAAGTAGTGTGACGAAGGTTGCGAGCGGAGGACAGGAAATCACGGTGCAGGG from Botrytis cinerea B05.10 chromosome 15, complete sequence includes these protein-coding regions:
- the Bcrpn10 gene encoding Bcrpn10 — translated: MVLEAVMVVVDNSESSRNGDYTPTRYEAQSDAVSWIFSTITQANPESSVGLMSMGGKGPEVLVTLTTDHGKILDGLHRTKTKIRGSSHLATGIQIAGLALKHRQNKSQRQRIIVFTCSPIAEDEKSLVKLAKKMKKNNVSIDFVVFGELDDDVTKKLTAFNENVKGGDGSHLAIIPPGPQLLSDQLMTSPILNGDGATGGVGMGGAETSGDAGAFEFGIDPSVDPELALALRMSMEDEKARVEKNEKDRLEKEAAEQSALGEIKEEDEASAPLLNKDGEASGSGDKKDDDKMDTA
- the Bctrs23 gene encoding Bctrs23; this translates as MVVFALTIINKAGGLIYQKDFADGLNKLSINDYLVLAGTFHGVHAISTRLNPIPSSHLASTGTSSLPSTSHSKTLSTLSSLSSTPTSDDRPDPPSGIEVLETTLFRLQCFQTLTGTKFLLFTEPGMPNVDSILRKIYELYADYVMKNPFYQLEMPVRCERFERGVERWVRGVNMR
- the Bctma22 gene encoding Bctma22, whose translation is MADVEESTAPAEIQSRHVVYCGVCSLPPEYCEYGGTVKKCQEWLEKKYPSMYERLWSEDALAAATSTLSVDAQKRAAKDATKKAAKAEALEAKQNETLASSKIRIKRVERNKRKYVTEVQGLEAFGLELKKVAKEFGSRFATGSSVTKVASGGQEITVQGDVSDDVREFLIKNYKNIPKKNIVLEEPKKKKAEPVEV
- the Bcrpb4 gene encoding Bcrpb4, giving the protein MATPAPTSRSRAPPAGDEEASTVLKLGEFQDVDALTHSEAALVINALVAKRRGDRKNVNETEILSKTQEYLDHFARFKRKENVEAVERLLGSRGELAKFERAQLGSLCCDTADEAKTLIPSLQDKISDDDLTELLDEITKLMGFTN